Proteins encoded in a region of the Dehalococcoidales bacterium genome:
- a CDS encoding hydrogenase subunit, translating to MNDAILISVIIRILLVLILGTAVLIITQRSLNSLFSIYSAQSLFLALLALVLFWQEGIFSLLLISLLTLISKVIIIPLFLRSVLQKISIKRDLEFRYLTPISSILISIGLLFGVYRLFFKLSDELHFDTLFLLGAVIGVSLALMGMMVIFSRRKVITKTVGYLTMENGVLLFSLFVAELPFIVEVLILVDLLMILVLASLLAFGIDSTIESFHERLRNFGLEAEEQ from the coding sequence ATAATCAGGATCCTGCTTGTGCTAATCTTGGGCACTGCAGTGCTTATTATTACCCAACGTTCATTGAATTCGCTGTTTTCTATTTATTCAGCCCAATCTCTGTTTTTGGCATTGCTGGCGCTGGTTCTCTTCTGGCAGGAAGGAATTTTTAGCCTGCTTCTCATAAGCTTGCTAACACTGATTAGCAAAGTAATAATTATTCCTCTATTTTTACGTTCCGTCTTACAAAAAATATCCATTAAAAGAGACTTAGAATTCCGGTATTTGACCCCCATCAGCTCGATACTAATCAGCATCGGGTTGCTTTTTGGAGTTTACAGATTATTTTTTAAATTGAGCGACGAGCTACACTTTGATACCCTCTTCCTGCTTGGTGCTGTCATAGGTGTGTCGCTCGCTCTGATGGGAATGATGGTTATTTTTAGCCGGCGTAAGGTCATCACAAAAACTGTCGGTTACCTCACCATGGAAAATGGGGTCTTACTCTTCAGTTTATTTGTTGCAGAATTGCCTTTTATTGTCGAGGTGTTGATCCTGGTTGACCTGCTCATGATCCTGGTACTGGCTAGCCTGTTGGCTTTTGGTATTGATTCCACTATCGAATCTTTCCACGAACGCCTGCGCAACTTCGGATTGGAAGCAGAAGAGCAATGA